The following are encoded in a window of Colletotrichum lupini chromosome 3, complete sequence genomic DNA:
- a CDS encoding MOSC N-terminal beta barrel domain-containing protein codes for MDGRRYPLTWPSLLRESPAVSHRQFFTLLDAASLVATSPLDLSNSETAPDFTVLSLYKIFGFPDLGALIVRRQAEPIFNQRRYFGGGTVDMVVCGKERWHAPKSTFLHERLEDGTLPFHNIIGLDAALDVHAELFGSMSSVASHTAFLRNRLHDGLASLKHGNGLPVCTIYSERRSEVNGSVGSGPLVSFNIRDAAGAWISLYELEKLATLKNLHIRTGGVCSPGGIASALGLSPWEMRKNFSAGFRCGTDQDVIAGKPTGVIRASLGAMSTISDVDFLIDFIDEFYREEVSVDDCRAENQTSSIGFQVQGISVYPIKSCGAFSVPLGMDWEVMPEGLAWDREWCLVHQGSGQALSQKRYPKMALIKPTLDFDGGALRVAYRGRKFSHLPDEISVPLSADPTYFETNGGPRERSSRVCGDKITTQVYASDHVNGFFSDILGVPCALARFPAGGQGPSMRHSKAKVQKHQHPQVWVPKGSFGASPELPSPPDSDSEQSPAKILLSNESPILLINTSSLRALNDEIQATGGEPVPSEAFRGNILVGPTRDPDHLPWAEDGWTKLTIGGEDFTMLGSCRRCQMVCVDQESGERHQEPFVTLSKVRRFDGKVYFGTHMSHDSTKALLGEGTRRPVIRVGDMVSVGA; via the coding sequence ATGGATGGGCGACGTTACCCGTTAACGTGGCCATCTCTACTGCGAGAGTCGCCTGCCGTCTCGCACCGGCAATTTTTTACGCTATTGGACGCAGCCTCACTAGTGGCCACTTCTCCTCTAGATCTCAGTAACTCGGAAACGGCACCCGATTTTACGGTTTTGAGTCTTTACAAAATCTTTGGCTTTCCAGACCTTGGCGCTTTGATTGTTAGAAGGCAGGCCGAGCCGATTTTCAATCAAAGGCGCTATTTCGGGGGTGGCACCGTCGATATGGTTGTCTGCGGAAAAGAAAGATGGCATGCTCCAAAATCGACGTTCCTTCATGAGAGGCTAGAGGACGGCACTCTTCCATTTCATAACATCATAGGACTTGATGCTGCTCTAGATGTTCACGCAGAGCTCTTCGGAAGCATGAGTAGCGTAGCATCGCACACAGCATTCCTTAGAAACCGACTACACGATGGACTTGCCAGCCTCAAACATGGAAATGGGCTGCCCGTCTGCACTATCTACTCAGAACGACGCAGCGAGGTTAATGGCTCCGTAGGAAGCGGGCCACTCGTCTCGTTCAACATTCGCGACGCTGCCGGAGCCTGGATCAGTCTATACGAGCTTGAAAAATTAGCCACGTTGAAGAACTTACATATTCGAACCGGCGGCGTCTGCAGTCCTGGAGGTATCGCTTCAGCACTCGGCCTGAGCCCATGGGAGATGAGGAAGAATTTCTCCGCTGGGTTTCGCTGCGGCACTGACCAAGATGTCATCGCTGGAAAGCCGACTGGCGTTATTCGAGCAAGTCTTGGTGCGATGAGCACTATTTCCGACGTTGACTTCCTGATCGACTTTATTGATGAATTCTATCGAGAAGAAGTGTCAGTTGATGACTGTCGCGCCGAAAACCAGACTTCATCGATAGGGTTCCAGGTCCAGGGCATCAGCGTCTACCCGATCAAGAGCTGTGGCGCCTTTTCTGTTCCGCTTGGTATGGACTGGGAAGTCATGCCCGAAGGTCTGGCTTGGGATAGAGAGTGGTGTCTTGTCCACCAAGGGTCAGGACAGGCACTAAGCCAGAAGAGGTATCCCAAGATGGCCCTCATCAAACCCACTCTTGACTTCGACGGTGGCGCGCTGCGTGTAGCGTACAGAGGGAGAAAATTCTCTCACCTACCCGACGAGATCTCAGTTCCTCTATCTGCGGATCCCACTTACTTCGAAACAAACGGCGGCCCTCGTGAGAGGTCCTCAAGAGTATGCGGCGACAAGATTACGACGCAAGTGTATGCCTCCGATCATGTCAACGGCTTCTTCAGTGATATTCTCGGTGTGCCATGCGCATTGGCACGATTTCCAGCGGGAGGACAGGGACCAAGTATGCGTCACTCAAAAGCCAAGGTGCAGAAACATCAGCACCCTCAAGTTTGGGTGCCAAAGGGGAGTTTCGGGGCATCTCCAGAGTTGCCTTCTCCGCCGGATTCGGACTCTGAACAATCACCAGCAAAGATTCTACTTTCCAATGAGAGCCCAATACTCCTGATCAATACATCGAGTTTGCGCGCCCTCAACGACGAAATCCAGGCAACTGGCGGGGAACCAGTTCCCTCCGAAGCATTCCGAGGCAATATCTTGGTCGGGCCAACTCGAGATCCTGACCATCTCCCATGGGCAGAGGATGGATGGACAAAACTCACGATTGGTGGTGAGGATTTCACTATGCTGGGATCCTGCCGCAGATGCCAGATGGTATGCGTCGACCAGGAGAGCGGCGAAAGACACCAGGAACCTTTCGTGACGCTGAGCAAGGTCAGAAGGTTCGACGGCAAAGTGTACTTTGGCACTCATATGAGCCATGATTCCACTAAGGCACTGCTCGGAGAAGGAACGCGCCGTCCAGTGATACGAGTCGGCGACATGGTCAGTGTAGGAGCATGA